The following is a genomic window from Caldicellulosiruptor danielii.
CTTATAACTTGTTCAATGGCTGCTTATGCTCTTGCAAAAATCAATTTTCGGGGAAAGAATATGATTTTTATAGCTTTTTTAGCAACGATGATGATACCTAGTCAAGTAACCATGATTCCCACGTTTATCCTCTACAAATACATTGGATGGATAGACACTCATTTACCTTTGACAGTACCGTGGGTTTTATTTAGTGCTTTTGGAGTGTTTTTGATAAGACAGTTTATACTAACACTTCCGAAAGAATTGGATGAAGCAGCAATTATTGATGGTGCAAATCATTTTGTAATCTACACAAAAATAATACTACCTTTGATTGTACCTGTATTGGCAACTTTAGCAATATTCACTTTTATGTCTTCTTGGAATAATTTCTTAGGCCCCCTGATTTATCTCAATAGTCCAGAAAAGTATACTGTACCACTTTTACTTGCTCAGTTCAAGGGGATCTATATAACAGATTGGACACTTCTGATGGCTGCTTCAACAATAGCAATAGTACCAGTTTTAATAGTGTATTTATTAGGTCAAAGATATATCATAGAAAGTATTGCACTTACAGGAATCAAAAGTTAAAAAAGTTAATGAGGATTAGTGAATTATAAGTAAATATCAAATTAATATCAAATTTTTAAGAAATATTTAAGAATTTTAAATAGGTATAGTGAAAATACTTTACTCGTGCTATTATTAATTGTGAATCCTAAATTTTAAAAGGGAGGATTTCCAGTATGCCAATAACCTTTAACCCCAAAACAGGCATGTTTTTCATAGAAGCAAAGAACACAAGCTATGTAATAAAGCTTTTCAAAGGAAAGTTTTTATCCCATGTTTACTGGGGCAAAAAGATAAAAGAGTTTGAGTGGACAGATTTTGATGTGACAGGAGGAAGAGCATTTGGTGCAACACCTGACCCAAATGACAAGACATATTCATTTGATACAATGCTTCTAGAATACCCTGCATATGGTAATTCAGATTTCAGACATCCTGCCTATCAAGTTCAGCAGGAAGACGGTTCTCGTATTACAAACCTTGTTTATAAAACACACAGAATCTATGATGGAAAGCCAAAACTTGAAGGTCTTCCGGCAACATATGTTGAGTCACCTGATGAGGCTCAAACACTGGAGTTAGAGCTTTATGATGATTTGATTGATTTGAGAGTTACATTGATATATACAGCTTTCAGAGATTTTGATGCAATAACAAGAAGTGTAAGGTTTGAGAACTTAGGAAAGCAAACTCTCAAAATTCTTCGTGCAATGAGCGCGTGTGTTGACTTTCCACAAAGCGACTTTGATCTTCTTCATCTTTGGGGGTCATGGGCAAGAGAAAGGTATGTAGAGAGAACTCCTCTTATCCACGGAATGCAGGTAATTGAAAGTGCAAGGGGTGAAAGTTCACATCAGCACAATCCATTTATAGCACTTTTGTCAAAGGATGCTAACGAAAAACATGGCGATGTGTATGGCTTTTCGCTTGTCTACAGTGGAAACTTTGCAGCAATTGTGGAAAAAGACCAGTACAACCTGCTAAGGGTTACAATGGGTATAAATCCTTTTGAATTTACATGGATATTAAAGCCAGGCGAGGTTTTCCAAGCACCAGAGGTTGTGATGGTTTACTCTAATGAGGGCTTGGGAGGAATGTCTCGCACATACCACAAGCTTTACAGAAAAAGACTTTGCAGAGGGGTATATAGAGATAAGAGAAGACCAATTTTGATAAACAGCTGGGAAGCTGCGTATTTCAATTTCAATGAAGAAAAGCTTCTTTCTTTGGC
Proteins encoded in this region:
- a CDS encoding carbohydrate ABC transporter permease is translated as MTINRKKMATKLFLHLILILVSISMIFPFLWMISTSLKSLDQVFLIPPIWIPKPLQWKNYLNAWNALPFGNAYLNSLKIALICVIGQLITCSMAAYALAKINFRGKNMIFIAFLATMMIPSQVTMIPTFILYKYIGWIDTHLPLTVPWVLFSAFGVFLIRQFILTLPKELDEAAIIDGANHFVIYTKIILPLIVPVLATLAIFTFMSSWNNFLGPLIYLNSPEKYTVPLLLAQFKGIYITDWTLLMAASTIAIVPVLIVYLLGQRYIIESIALTGIKS